TGATAACCCGTGCAGCGGCACAGGTTCCCTTCCAGACCGTGGCGTATTTCCTCATCGGTTGGATCGGGGTTTCTCTCGATCAGCTCCCTGGTAGTCATCAGCATGCCGGGCGTGCAAAAGCCGCACTGCAGGCCATGCTCGTTCCAGAAGGCCTCCTGAACCGGATGCAGTTGCCCGTCTGTGGCCAACCCTTCGACCGTCACGATGTCCTGGCCGTCGGCTTGTACGGCCAACAGGGCGCAAGACTTCACCGTCTTCCCGTTGAGAGCCACCGTGCAAGCGCCACAAATGGAGGTTTCACATCCAATGTGGGGCCCCTTGAGGCCGATGACCTCGCGGAGATAGTGGATCAACAGGAGGCGAGGCTCGACTTCGTCGGTACGCTCTTCTCCGTTGATGCGAACATTGATTTGGGTCTTCATCTTGGGCGTCCTAACTAAGTTTTGG
Above is a window of Acidobacteriota bacterium DNA encoding:
- a CDS encoding (2Fe-2S)-binding protein → MKTQINVRINGEERTDEVEPRLLLIHYLREVIGLKGPHIGCETSICGACTVALNGKTVKSCALLAVQADGQDIVTVEGLATDGQLHPVQEAFWNEHGLQCGFCTPGMLMTTRELIERNPDPTDEEIRHGLEGNLCRCTGYQHIVNAVKSAAAKVGG